From Juglans regia cultivar Chandler chromosome 9, Walnut 2.0, whole genome shotgun sequence:
gaagccgtgggagagtgagagagagtgtgcatgcatgggtggcagatcggggccatgggTGGTCAGGATATGTTGGTGGTGGCTGGAGGAGGCTGGAGATGGTGGTCATctgccgtgggtggcagcgtacGGTGGCAGAGGGAGGAGAAAATGGGTTAAAAACCCATTTCAGCTACTTAGTGTTAAAAGAGAGGGAGGGCTGCGCGGTGGAGGCTAGCTTCGGTGGAGtgtgatggccggtgggaggagaagctaccgtggaggtggtggcatcGTTGGGCGGCACACATCGGTGCAGTGAGCACCAAGCCCATTCTGGTTGTGCACTGccgagggagaggaagagagagcgtgggCGAGAGAGACCGGTGTGGGGAGCCTCACCGgcgtgaggtggtgccggtggaaggggcGGTAGGCTCACCGGTGCAtggcggcgccgggctgggcAGTGAGGAATCGGCTTGGAGAGGTAACGTGTGACATACGCTAAggagaggaaggagagagagagctgagggaaaagtgaggaagaaagagagcgggattgggtatttaacccagtcccttcgtctggggatccatgTAACGATCCaacgatggatctcaaacattgatttaaaatgcataaacattaacttaattaaaagtattaaaggtaataaagatagaatattatttaaactaactttagtttataaaataatattccttcatcattaataaatgatgaagtcttatttaatatattttagagaatcaaaaccatttaattaataaaaactttcaacataatttaaatctcataatatctaaaatagttgaaatcattttaataatgatattaaaatgatttccgacaattataaaatttttggagctattcaagaatattataattgtcttatttaaaatcaaacataattcaataacactagaaatactccttataaatattttcagcatatttaaaacactaggcgtgccctagaagtcacaagatattttttgaaacacgccatcatggttcgacactcATGACGAGTCTCACattcgctagatagaagggcagACAATTCACATAAATTCTGCCctcaggatttgcttacgtcacaAAGAAGcaacgtacgtcagaaagagagaagcataCGTAAGAATGAAGAAGTgtacgtaagaaggaatgaGCGGGGTATTACAAAGAGCACTTCAAAGttataaatagtgattttaacACAGCAAAAACAATTAAGGTAGGGATGAAAGCTCTTTACTTGTCGTGATAAAAACAATCAAATTCGCATATATACCATGAACTGGGCAATTGGAACACTAATATGGATAATGCAAAAACTATTAGtctggacatttttttttattttttttatgaaagagttagggtcacctgtccaagagtgactcctccccaattttattaataaccctcacttgtggcggaggaaaatcgtggttacaaAACAAGCATCTAGGGTACAGCCAAAAATCCCAGCATaccaaaagaaaccaaaaactagaaaaaataaatcaacaagAAACGACAAAACCacaagcaaaaaataaaacaaggcTAAGTAATACCAAGCGAAGGTATCTATCCCAGAATAGTCCATGCGAATAAGGCCACGCAAAATTCGGGGAGTCTCCATCAAATGGGAGAAAGCTGAATCACTACCAGAAGCCCCATttttggctaaccaatctgcaactttatttccctcacgAAAAACATGGTGAATAGAACAGGTCATAGAATTCATGATTTCAAGAACTTCTTCCCAAaagtcctccaaataccaaaccCCACATCTTTTACTACGCTACCAAGAAATAACagtcatagaatcaagttcaatttcaacataattgagagataaAGACCTACAAACCTGGAGTCCATGAAGGAGAGCTACAAGCTCAGCCTGATTATTAGAACCTGTGCCAGTAAATGCAGAGAAAGCATGAATTAACTTACcatgatcatttctaataatcccACCTATGCCAGAGGCTCCTGAATTGCCCAAACAACTGCCATCTATATTCAATTTAACCCAACCCGCCGGAGGCCTTTGCCATTTAATAACTTTGCAACTCCAAATGGGAGGGAAACTAGGCTGAACCTGCAAACTCTCAAgtacctgcaaatcaaaaccaGAGATGTGAGAACTAGTGTGCATATCACGGCAAATAATACTAATCCACCGTCGGACAGAGTGAATGATGTCAGAGGCCGTTTCAAATTGACCATCCATACGCGCCAGACAACGCCTTCGCCAGAGTCACCAAGTAATAACCACCGAAGAAAACCCACAATAATGCCAATTTGAGATGCTAATTTCGCACGGTGAAACCAAGTCTGTACTGTATCTTTCCAATTACGTCTGTTTAGAATACCAAGATTAGCCCCAAAATGATGCCAAACAGTGCTAGCAATATCACAtgcaaacaaaacatgattCTAGTCTTCATAATGACCATTAGCACAACAGTCACAATGAGAAGTAATAGGAATGCCAATGCGGCGAAGGTAATGATCAACGCTCAGGGCCATATACTAGGCTTTCCACATATTGATGCACATCTTCAAAGGAAGActtttatgccacatccaagaatGCCCTTCCAGAGAGCCACCTCTAATAcgaacacaatcccaagccgacTTGGTAGAAAACAATccattatcatttttagtcCATATCAACATGTCCAACCCTGGTTTAGCTTTACAAATGTCCTCTAAAATACCGTCCAAATTTGCCGAGCCCACTAACTGGAGAATAAAATCCACATCCcagttattagataatttacAGTCTTTAACTTTCAGGAGAGAATTACCCACAATAGGCATCTCATTAGCTAAAGGACCTCTctccctccatttatcataccagaagaaaatatttccttcttttAGACGCCATTTAGTGTTATCCAAAATCAAAGGAAGAGATttagcaatcattttccaaaacctagtaCCCTTAGTAGGGTCAATAAGAGACCAAGGTTTGGTACCCACATAtttacccttaaaaaaattgggCCATAAAGAATTACTTTGAATGAGATTCCAAGCAAAACGGGTGTGAAGGGCTTGTTGCATATCATCAAGATTTCTTAATGCCAAGCCACCTTCATCCACGGGACGATAGATAGAATTCCAGGCCACCCAGAAAAAGGTACTCATCATACGATGAAGAGTTTTGATAGTAGCTTGCGGAACCTGAAGAATTGCAAAAAGGTGGAGAGCCATACTGGAAAGAACATGTCTCAATAAGATAAGTCTACCACCAGTtgaaagaattttcattttccaaccagagATTTTCTTTTGGACTTGAGCCACCATATCTTCCAAATACACCTGTTTGAGACGACCCAAAATAATAGGCACACCAAGATAGTTGAAAGGGAAAGATCCTTCTGAAAATCCAGTCATTCTTAGTAATAGACTCTTATGAGCTGAGGGGATTTTTTTAGAACAATAAATGGCAGATTTAGAATGATTAATGCATTGGCCAGACCAACTTGCATATTTATGAAGCACATCCAAAATTTCCTTGATGGCTTTAgaactaccattagaaaaaaacatcacatcatcaacatacataagatgagagatTATAGGCATACCTCGGGCTTGTGAGAATTGACCAAATTTCTGAGCCTCCACACGTTGCTTGATAAGACGAGAGagtatttcttggagaataataaatagtctGGACATGTCCATATTGAACTGTACATTAAATCTGATATTGAATATAGTTGTTGGGTGAGGATGAAATGTTGTGACAAGTAGGATTTCCTCAGGCATGCCAACTACAAATTAAATCCAATAGAAGAAGGTTGAAAATCACCATCTagagatttttatgttttgggataCAATAACCCTACAACATGTTTTATATATGATGTCTGCTTCGATAACTGAACCTATATTCGAAGCttagttgttttcttttataagcATATCTATGGTTTAAGGGCAACTGTTTAGGGGGAAAGAATAAAGAGTGGCTTACTGAATCGGTTGACTCATTCTCCATCCCAAGGGTCAAATATATTAATGGAATCTGGTGGGAATTAATATTTAAGGTGCAAAACTTATTGTCTAACTAGTTTTTCCACTTGAAGTACTGCAGgtagtatgtgttttgtaattcTATCCTTCTCATGAGTTTTGTAAATGCATAATTAATTGGAAAAAGGCCACTAGCCTGCACAGAGCAAAATTGTCCATCTTGGAAATAGACGAAgaatgtgaaaaaagaaaaagagatcacACTCTCTGGCCAATTGCCTACGAACTGAATATGTAGGAGGCTAAGCTAAAGAATTAGCAATTCCTACTTTTCTAGAAGTTGTTGTTTCACCTACCTAAACTGAGGCATATACGGTGGCCAACAAGAGCAATTCATTCCTGATCAAAGGCCTTCAAAGTGGAAGTGTATAGAAATCTCATGTAATCTTTTGATGATAGTGCATATAAATCTTTTCCGCTTCCCTTGTACAAAACATACTTATAACAAGAGTTGACAATAATTAGAGGCCTATATGCATGCGTTTGTTGCCTATTCATGGGATTTGggaagaaataatatataagcatGACTTAACTTGCACTCTTTTATGTAATAACAAGAGCAACTATATGGCCTAGTAGGAAGTGTTAGTGGGTCAAATTGGGGTTACATTATGGAAATAAATTACCCAAAACCATGGAGATACATAAGAATGAAATGAATTCGGTCATgtgcaacaaataaaatatagttgatTATGTATGTAAGTTAACACAATAGCCTATCAAGAGAGAGAACTCATGCCTTAAATCTGTATGCAGTTTCAAAATCTCCATGGAAGTTATAAATAGTTAGAGTAAGCCAACACacaatataatgatatattggATCAACCATCATTTCCATGCAAGAAATGAGTCTGAAGTAAACTATTACTGGGCTAAGGTTTAATTTCTTTCCAAGATTGGCCCTCTATGTTATGGTTCTGACCTTTGAAATTGCATTTCCAAAATATATGAATACAGGTAGAAAATACATCACGAAACTATATGCACGAAAAATGGCAAACTGATTGCTTCACTAGTTTAAGTAAGGGAAGTGCAATACCTTTAAGATTAATGAACCCAATGGCCATCATTCAAGATTGCGATGGAAATCGATGGCAAGATTATGTGGAAACCAACATGCCGGTTCATACATATCCCCAAACAACAGCCCTTCCTCCAAGCCTATCCCAAATCACATAACTTCAAATAAATGGCTTCACAACTAGATGTAGGGTAGCATAAATAAATCCTCAAGATATTGGAAACTCTAATTGCAAAAACTCTAACACGCAAAACTTAAAGGTTGCAAATTACCTCAAAATTTGTCGTGGTTTCCatgagagagatgatggtgGTGGCCTTGGGAGGGAACGGCAGGGGTGGGGACACCCAAAGAAGAACACGAAAATGCAGCAATATACACAATGTTCCTTTCGGGGATGGAAAATGGAGACGAGAACATGAATGAAAATCCAATGTGACCTTGAATGGTGGGAATTATGAAGGGGAAAGCATGAGGCATGAAGGGAAATATCATGATATTTTATGGCggtttgttttaaaatcgttgcaACAAAAATTATGACCGACGTTATTCGGCCGACGCATTGCTGGGCTTCTTTTGCAATGCACAAATTCGCCACAAAAAGATTAAACCCCCTGCAATAGAATGAAACTCTGTTCACTGGCGCCCATATTCCAAAATCGGGCGTTAATTCAGCGGAGACAAGAATTTCATCGTAATTGCTTGCTTTTTCCGTCGATTTTAATTGCAGCGATAGAAAAAATGCCAGTAAAAGCCAAATCCCTTGTAGTGAGTTGACCCatgataaaatagtaaatataaataaaagacttCTAGAAGACAAGAAGGAAGAATAGAAGAAGTAATATTagcaaatcatatataaaaccaGACATTATCCACCTTTCTTTTATTGCAATCATAGGAAAAGGAAAACCCACGCGACCCATTACCTATCAAGCAGAACGGCTATATgaattccaaatacaccacagtACAGGATAAACACACCAGCACACTACTTGGATGCCTTCATACGGATTTCAACATCAGGACTCCTATAACTTTGAAGCTGCACCCTTGTACAAAAACCAAGTCAACTCCCCTTAGGATGAAACCTCTTGGACAGGAAGCTTATCGGGATTTTGACCCTTTCCCAATGTTGTTTGCACTGCTCCAGCTTTACCAGCACCCACCACCACAAGGGCAATATATGCAGACGAGTTGATCACAGGGAAGGTAAAAGTAATTCTCTCTGGCGGTGGTTTTGGTGAGCCCTTAATAAAGGTGACccacttttcattttctttgaggaGAGGATGCCCTGGGAATAAAGAAGCGACGTGTCCATCTGGACCCATGCCCAGCAGCATGAGATCAAACTTTGGAAACCCACTAGCAGCTGATAGATCTATCACACTTATATTGACCAAATGTTTGAGACAGGTCTCATAATCATCAGTAGCACCCTCGGCTAATAGCGCATCATTGATTGCATAGACATTACCAGGGAGAATTGGTATCTGTCAAGAAAAAGTTTAACAGGCTTAATCGCATCACAAGTGGAATAGCCATGGACAGAagaatgaaaattcatgatAAGTGAATTCAAGAACGTAAGACTGCCTCTCAAGTACATATGACCCAAACTAAGCTTTTCAcattgattgaaaaaaaaaagaaaaaaaaaaaaaccaacaacaacaacaacgacGATCTTGAATTAGAAATgtataaattcatcaaaaagGTGT
This genomic window contains:
- the LOC108986276 gene encoding probable 6-phosphogluconolactonase 4, chloroplastic, whose translation is MADLSDKFSKERGAFPAVLSGGCLIKSLRKLLKPPYIDRIEWSKWHVFWVDNEDSNYKLAYDGFLSKIPILPGNVYAINDALLAEGATDDYETCLKHLVNISVIDLSAASGFPKFDLMLLGMGPDGHVASLFPGHPLLKENEKWVTFIKGSPKPPPERITFTFPVINSSAYIALVVVGAGKAGAVQTTLGKGQNPDKLPVQEVSS